The Acidobacteriota bacterium genomic sequence TTTATCTGGTGCCACCCCGCCCGGCCTCCCCCCCCGCCCGCCGCGCCCCCCCGCGGGGGCGGGCCCCCCGCGGGGCGGCGCCCCCCCCCCGCCCGCGCGCGCGCCACGACGAGGACCTCCCGCAGGCCAAGTGGGGGCTGGGGCCTAACGCGTCGCCCTGGCGACGGGTTAGGCGGCGCTCGCTGCTCGGGCGGGGACACCGGCGAGCGCCATCGCCGCGGACGCCTCTGCCCGGCGGGCGCCCGTCACATGCCCCAGACGGTGACAGGCGCGCGGCCGCCGGACCGTGCGCGGCGGAAGATCTTCTCCTCCCAGGTCTTGGTCTCCGAGCGGTCGAAGACGATCAGGTGGCCCGCCTCGGCCCCGCAACGACCCATGTAGCCCCGCGTCTGCTCGACTCCTTCGCGGACAGTCGGCTCCAGCCCGTCGCCGCGCACCTTGCACTCGACCACGAAGCGGCGGATGCATCCGGCGTGCGGCCAGACGATCAGCAGGTCCACGCGCCCCCGACCCAGGGCATACTCCCGCTCGACACGCCCCCCGCCGTTGACCACCTTCTGCAGGTATGCCTGCAGCAACAGTTGCGGCCCGGCCTCCTGGTAGCGGTCGAAGCGCTGCGTCCAGTGCTCCGAGTGCTCGCGGAAGAACCGCTGGAACGCGGCGAGGAGCTTGTCGACGTTCAATCCGCCGTCCGCGTCCACGAACCACGCCGCCTCCGCGTCGACGTCGTCCTGCGTGATCCATGTGAGCTCGCGCGGAATCACCTCCGCGTAGATCGGATTCGCGATGCGCTTCGCATCGTGTTGCGCCAGCAGGCCCAGGTCGCGCACGTACTCGACGTCGCGGTCCCGGTCCGCGTAGCCGTCCCGATCCTCGGCGCCGGTCAGCATCGGCAACACCACCCGCCGCACCCGCTCCTCGCGCAGCTTGTCGGCCAGGTTGTCCAGATGCGTCACGCGGGCGAGGATCAGCCGCTCCTGGGCGCCCAGGATGTCCCCTTCCGTGATGGCGCGGGAACGGTCGCGGCCCGCCCTGCTCTTGAAGCACGCCTCGCGACACAACGCGTTCACCAGCCACGGCTGCCCCGCCGTCCGCGTCCGGATCGCTTCCAGCGCCGCCGGGGCGAACGCCTGCCCTGTTTCCGCCGTGTGTTGCGCCAGGAGCGCCCGTGTCTCCGCCGCGGTGAAGTCGCCCAGCCGCAGCGACGCGGACTTGATGTTGAACGCGCTGCCGCCGAGCACCAGCGCGTTCCGCGCCGTGGAGTGGACGCGGTAGTCGCGCACGTCCCGCACCCCGCACAGGATCACGCTGTGCGGGAATCCCCCGGGCCGCTGGTCGTACCCGGCGCGAAGCTGCCGCAGCACCGACAGCAGCGTGTCGCCCACCAGCGTGTCGATCTCGTCGATCAACAGGACGAGCGGCCGCGGGTCGGCGCGGGCCCACCGCGACAACACCTCGAACAGCGCGCCGTCCGGCCCGGCGTCCGCTAGCGCCGCATTCCGCAGCCGCCCCGGCGTCTCGTCGTCCAGCGTCATCTCCGCCCTGGTGGCCAACTGGCCGAGCAGGGCGCGTAGCGCCCGCGCGGTGTCCTCGCGCGCCGCCTGGCCGACCTCGAAGTTCGCGTAGACGCAACGGTAGTCGCCGGCCTCTCCGCTGTTCAACAGATCGCGCAGCGCCAGCAGCGCCGACGTCTTGCCCGTCTGCCGCGGGGCGTGCAGCGCGAAGTACTTGCCGCTCCGTACGAAACCGAGCACCTCGTCGAGGTCGATCCGCTCCAAGGGCGGGATCAGGTAATGCTCGTCGGGGCGGACGGGACCTTCGGTGTTGAACTCCTTCATCGCTTCCAATTTGTCGCAACGCGCCTGTCACCGGTGACGGGCGGGCCCTTCGAGCCGTGTCGGGTCCGTCTCGCCGCTACGACACGGCGCTCAAGGCGACTCGGGCGGTGGAGGGATCACCGGCATCTCCCGGAGGCGCCGCCGGAATTCGGAGAGGTTCGTACACGTGACCGCCGCGGCGACGAACGTGTCGAGCGGAAGGTCCGCATGGCGCGTCACGTCGTCGGCGACGATGTCCGCGGGCGCGTCGACGCCTCGTGTTCGAAGCGCGGCAGTCACCGCCTGCGCGCGAGCCGCCGCGAGACCCTCCGCATGCCCCTGCCGGCGGCCTTTCGCATGTCCCTGCGCCGCCGCCCGCCGGCTCATCGAGCGTGTGAGCGGATCATCTTCCGGGGTCGTTCCCTCGCGCGCGCCCAGCGCCAGCGCCACGCGCTCCAGCGCCCGCCAGCTTTCCGCCGACAACGGCTCCTCCGTCAGCGCCCGGTGGATTTCCGCCGCCGTCCAGCCCGGAAACGCCAGGCTCTCCTCCGCCTCGCGATAACCGTCGCCCCGGCGCACGTGAATCGCCAGTCCCGGTCGCCGCACCGAGATGTTCCACGGGACCTCCGCCCAGATCTCCGGAAACCCGCATTCCTGGTACACGCCGAGCTTCCACCGGCGCACGTCCGTGGAGTGGTCTACCTCCAGAGCGACGTCCGGCAACGGGTCCTCGCCGATGATCACGGCCGAGCCCAGGCCCCGCGCCCGGTCCGGATGCAGATACAGGATTTCGTCGGCCTGCATGATCCAACGCCTGCGGCCCTCCGCGTCCCTGCGCAGCAGATCCGCCGATCCGAGGCACAGGATCCCGGAACCGCGCAGCGAGGCGATTCGCTCGACCAGTCCCGTCAGCCGACGGGTCGGCCGCTCGTGCCACGTGGAAGTCGGCTCGCGGGTCTTCCAGGCGGTCTCGGTGGAGCCATCCCAGAATTCCAGGTGGCCGTCGTAGGCATCGAGGGCGCTCTCGGGCAGATGAAACGACTCGCATCCGGGCAGATCCGGCGGGCGGGCGGTTGCCGGCAGCGCCGGGGCGGAAGCGACCGGCCGCGGCTCGAACAACGTGAAGGCGAACGACCCGCCACGGTGCGCTTTCCGGTCGAGTGCCGCCACCACACCATTCTAGCGCCCCGAAACGACGCGCAGGCTCGGCGCGTCGACCCATCCCCCCGCTCCATGACCTTGCGCCTCGGCACCTGGCTTCTCCGCGTTCTGCAGCGCAAGCTCCGCCCGTCAATCGTCGCTATACGGTCTTGCGCCGGCTCCGCACTCTCGATACAGTGCGGAATCGTACGGGGAGGACAACCATGCCCAAGGCGACACGGAAGGATGCGAGCGTCAGTCGGAGGGCCTTTCTCAGGAAGGGCGCGACCGCCGGCGTCGGCGCGACCGCGCTGGCCGGCCTCGGCGGACGGACCCAGGAGGCGGAGGCGCAGGACTTCTGGGACATGTCGGCTGATCTGGTGACCATCGGCGCCGGCACCGCGGGGCTTGCGGCGGCCGTCTCCGCCATCGACCACGGCGCCTCCGTGATCATGGTCGAGGAGAACACCGATATCGGCGGGCACGGCCTGTGCTCCGGCGGCAACGTGCACCTCGGCGGCGGCACCAGCAACCAGAAGAAGCACGGAGTGGAGGACTCTGCGGATCAGGTGTTCCTGGACTGGATCCGCCACGACCACCTGCAGAGCCGCTACAGCGACCGGGACCTCGTGCGCGCCTTCGCGGACGAGAACGCCGCAACCTACGAGTTCCTGATCGAGAACGGCGTCAAGTTCCAGGACCACCTGGTCGGTCCCACCCAGGCCTCGCGGGTGCGCCGGCAACAACGCACCATCCAGTGGCCGGTCGCCAGCGAGCGGGTCACCCATCATCCGACCCGCGTGGGGTCCGGCCTCGTCCGGGCGCTCGAGAAGAGCGCGCGGGCACAGGGCGCGGAGGTCCTGCTGCGTCACAAGATGCAGAGCATCGTGCGCGAGAGCCCGTCGTCGGGCCGCGTGCTCGGCATCACGGCGACCCACGACGGCCGCACCGTGAACATCCGGGCGAACAAGGGCGTCCTGGTGGCCACCGGCGGCAGCACCAGCAACGTGACCCTGCGCCGCACCTTCGACCCGCGGCTGACCGAGGAGTACCAGGTGGCGGGCGAGCCCTGGTCGCGGCAGAGCGGAGACGGCGAGCTGGCCGCGATGGCGGTCGGGGCATCGCTCTGGGGCACCGCCAACCAGACCTGCGAGCAGGGGATCGCGATCTCGAAGACGCGCCACATCGGGTGCCAGTGGGGCTACTCCAGCCTGATCTGGCAGACGGACAGCCGCATCTTCGATCTCGCCCGCGCCTCGGGCCTGACCGTGATCGACTGGCAGGATCTGATCCTGGTCAACCAGACCGGCCGGCGGTTCTGGAACGAGGTGGATGCCCGCTACGACTTCTTCGCCGCGGCCATGGCCTGGAGCGGCGACGAGAACAAGCTGAACGGCGGTGGTCCCATCTGGGCCATCTTCGACCAGGACGCGGTGGAGCGGGAGGAATGGGATCCGCGTCCGCCCAACGTCGATCCGGACTACTTCTTCCAGGCCGATACCCTGGCCGAACTGGCCGCCGCGATCAAGAACCCGTACCAGACGCTGTCGATGTCCGGCGCCACTCTCGAGGAGACCGTCGCGCGTTACAACTCCTTCGTCGACCTCGGCGAGGACGAGGATTTCGACAAGCCCACGCCCCGCTACAAGATCGAGCGGCCGCCGTTCTATGCAGCGTGGTCGACACCCATCCTCCACGACTCGCTGACCGGGTTGCGCACGAACGCGAAGGCGCAGGTCATCGACATGCGGGGTCAGGTCATCCCGGGGCTGTACTGCGCCGGGGAGTCGCAGGGGGGCTTCGCGCAGCACGGTCTCGGCCGCTGCCTCGTCTTCGGCCGCATTGCCGGCCGTGACGCGGCAGTCAACGGGGGGATGGCGTAGCCGGCCCGGCAATCCGCAGGCGCAGCGGGTGACGCCGAATCGGGACGAAACCGCAGTGACCGACAAGGTAACGCCGCCGGCAGCAGCCGGCGGCACGGCCATCGACCCCGGAGGCCGCAAGCCGACGAGGGAGTCGCATCCGACGAGCATCGCCGTGTGGGGCGTACCGTCGCCCGTCGTGGTGAGCCGCCGCTTCGCGGCGACCGTCGGCGTGAAGTGCGCGGCGGGGTGCCCGCTGGCGGGCCGGCAGGTCGTGGTCCGCGACGCGGCGGGGGCCGACGTCGGGCACGGAAGCCTCGGAGAGAGCCCGGCGCCCGGCACCCGCGCCCTGTACGCCGCGGAGGTGATGCTGGAGGCCCCGGCCGAGGAGGGGGTCCACGCCTGGACCGCGGCTTTCGGCGGGACGGAACCCGACGCGGCTCCGGCGCAAGAGTCGGTCTCTCCGCAGGAAGCGACTCCATCCCGCGCGGGACAGCCGGTTCAGCCCGCGACGCCGGCTCCGGCGCAGCACCTGCCGTCCGAGCACGCTCACCCGGCAGCGCCGGCTCCGGCGCAGCAGGCGGCATGCGAGCACGAAGGCTCGGTCACCACGTTCGGTTTCCGCGCGGTTACCCGGCCCGAGCACCGCGTCACGGTGACGGTCGTCGATCGGGATACGGAGACGCGCCTCGCCGGCGCCGAGGTACGGGTGGGCGTCTACCGGGGGACGACCGACGCGAGCGGACAGGCCCACGTCGCGGTGCACCCGGGAAGCTACGACCTCTACGTGCGCAAGGCCGGCTACCAGCCGCACGCAGACCGCATTCCGGTGGTGTCCGGAGACGTCATTCGCGAGGTGGCGGCGGTGCGCGTAACGGACGCGGACCTGGACGACGACCAGGTGTGGATGTGACCATCAGTGTCCCTGGGCCGCTTCCTCGGCGGCCCGACGCTCTTCCTCTCGCGCGCCGGCCAGGATATTCGTCAAGCCGTAGTTGCCCTCGTGGCAGGCGTGCTCGAA encodes the following:
- a CDS encoding ATP-binding protein, producing the protein MKEFNTEGPVRPDEHYLIPPLERIDLDEVLGFVRSGKYFALHAPRQTGKTSALLALRDLLNSGEAGDYRCVYANFEVGQAAREDTARALRALLGQLATRAEMTLDDETPGRLRNAALADAGPDGALFEVLSRWARADPRPLVLLIDEIDTLVGDTLLSVLRQLRAGYDQRPGGFPHSVILCGVRDVRDYRVHSTARNALVLGGSAFNIKSASLRLGDFTAAETRALLAQHTAETGQAFAPAALEAIRTRTAGQPWLVNALCREACFKSRAGRDRSRAITEGDILGAQERLILARVTHLDNLADKLREERVRRVVLPMLTGAEDRDGYADRDRDVEYVRDLGLLAQHDAKRIANPIYAEVIPRELTWITQDDVDAEAAWFVDADGGLNVDKLLAAFQRFFREHSEHWTQRFDRYQEAGPQLLLQAYLQKVVNGGGRVEREYALGRGRVDLLIVWPHAGCIRRFVVECKVRGDGLEPTVREGVEQTRGYMGRCGAEAGHLIVFDRSETKTWEEKIFRRARSGGRAPVTVWGM
- a CDS encoding FAD-dependent oxidoreductase — protein: MPKATRKDASVSRRAFLRKGATAGVGATALAGLGGRTQEAEAQDFWDMSADLVTIGAGTAGLAAAVSAIDHGASVIMVEENTDIGGHGLCSGGNVHLGGGTSNQKKHGVEDSADQVFLDWIRHDHLQSRYSDRDLVRAFADENAATYEFLIENGVKFQDHLVGPTQASRVRRQQRTIQWPVASERVTHHPTRVGSGLVRALEKSARAQGAEVLLRHKMQSIVRESPSSGRVLGITATHDGRTVNIRANKGVLVATGGSTSNVTLRRTFDPRLTEEYQVAGEPWSRQSGDGELAAMAVGASLWGTANQTCEQGIAISKTRHIGCQWGYSSLIWQTDSRIFDLARASGLTVIDWQDLILVNQTGRRFWNEVDARYDFFAAAMAWSGDENKLNGGGPIWAIFDQDAVEREEWDPRPPNVDPDYFFQADTLAELAAAIKNPYQTLSMSGATLEETVARYNSFVDLGEDEDFDKPTPRYKIERPPFYAAWSTPILHDSLTGLRTNAKAQVIDMRGQVIPGLYCAGESQGGFAQHGLGRCLVFGRIAGRDAAVNGGMA
- a CDS encoding carboxypeptidase regulatory-like domain-containing protein, translating into MTDKVTPPAAAGGTAIDPGGRKPTRESHPTSIAVWGVPSPVVVSRRFAATVGVKCAAGCPLAGRQVVVRDAAGADVGHGSLGESPAPGTRALYAAEVMLEAPAEEGVHAWTAAFGGTEPDAAPAQESVSPQEATPSRAGQPVQPATPAPAQHLPSEHAHPAAPAPAQQAACEHEGSVTTFGFRAVTRPEHRVTVTVVDRDTETRLAGAEVRVGVYRGTTDASGQAHVAVHPGSYDLYVRKAGYQPHADRIPVVSGDVIREVAAVRVTDADLDDDQVWM